Proteins from a genomic interval of Polyodon spathula isolate WHYD16114869_AA unplaced genomic scaffold, ASM1765450v1 scaffolds_2996, whole genome shotgun sequence:
- the LOC121311130 gene encoding histone H2B 5-like, whose amino-acid sequence MPEPKAAPAPKKGSKKAVAKSQPKGGKKRRKSRKESYAIYVYKVLKQVHPDTGISSKAMGIMNSFVNDIFERIAGESSRLAHYNKRSTITSREIQTAVRPLLPGELAKHAVSEGTKAVTKYTSSK is encoded by the coding sequence ATGCCAGAACCGAAAGCTGCACCCGCGCCGAAGAAAGGCTCCAAGAAGGCTGTTGCCAAGAGCCAGCCTAAGGGAGGAAAGAAGCGCAGAAAGAGCAGGAAGGAGAGCTACGCGATCTACGTGTACAAAGTGCTGAAGCAGGTCCACCCCGACACCGGCATCTCCTCCAAAGCGATGGGCATCATGAACTCGTTCGTCAACGACATTTTCGAGCGCATCGCCGGCGAGTCGTCCCGCCTGGCTCACTACAACAAGCGCTCCACCATCACTTCCCGGGAGATCCAGACAGCCGTGCGCCCCCTGCTGCCCGGAGAGCTGGCCAAGCACGCCGTgtctgagggcaccaaggccgtCACCAAGTACACCAGCTCCAAGTAA
- the LOC121311131 gene encoding histone H4, with protein MSGRGKGGKGLGKGGAKRHRKVLRDNIQGITKPAIRRLARRGGVKRISGLIYEETRGVLKVFLENVIRDAVTYTEHAKRKTVTAMDVVYALKRQGRTLYGFGG; from the coding sequence ATGTCTGGTCGTGGCAAGGGAGGTAAAGGACTCGGGAAAGGAGGCGCTAAGCGTCATCGCAAAGTGCTCCGTGATAACATCCAGGGCATCACCAAGCCTGCTATCCGCCGCCTGGCTCGCCGCGGAGGAGTGAAGCGAATCTCCGGGCTGATCTATGAGGAGACCCGCGGGGTGCTGAAGGTGTTCCTGGAGAATGTGATCCGGGATGCCGTCACCTACACCGAGCACGCCAAGAGAAAGACCGTCACCGCTATGGATGTGGTGTACGCGCTGAAGCGCCAGGGGCGCACTCTCTACGGGTTCGGGGGCTAG